In Hyperolius riggenbachi isolate aHypRig1 chromosome 1, aHypRig1.pri, whole genome shotgun sequence, the genomic window ttttttgaccGAAACGGCAAAATTCGTTAGAGGACATGCTTAGCTACCCAgggatataaggcttgtggaggtttaaacaagcaaacggaagacatttgttccgttttgcagcccaggtgaaagtgtctatggggatttgcggtgggtcccctaaagtagactagctccttaTTTCGGCTGCTGGGATTGGGTAAAGTGTGAAGACATAAACAGTAGTAGTTTTCTTTACATTGGTGAGGGGGTATTTTAAGGGGGTGGGTGGGATCTGTTGGGGGAGGAGTTACATTGGAGGGCAGGCTGCTAGGGTGTGAAGAGAGAATAGTACATTATGTTAGGTGGGATTTTGGATGGAGGGAAAGTAGTATTTTGTTTATGCAGAGGAAGAGATGATGGCTGAGATGAGTTTAACTCTTGGTTTTTGTAAATAataacactgcactgcagtgttctgATAGCTCTGGTGCTTAAACAACCCAATGAAGAGCTGTTAGAAGCCTAACAAATATGTACACTCCAAGGGATGGGCTTCACAGTCCTCTTTCATGGTTATACTCTCTTCATTGGAAAACAATCCATATAATACATTCAGTTCACAAAGAAAATCATTGTTATTGGACAAGACAGCGTGATGTCATCACAGTGCGCCCAAAAAAGCTGCTGAGTCTTTGGTTCCTGTAATTGTCCCTGCCGGATATCAAACTTTTTTGGTTACAAAAGCAGTCGGCTCATGGTGTAATGAATCAAAGTGCTTGTCCTGCAGTGCACTGATGTAGAGTAAGCATGTCACAGAACACAGGGCTCATGGCAAATTGATAGCTTGGTCTTCCTCAAACTTTGGAATCTTCGCAAACTCTCCTTGTTTCTTGAGGAACAGCTGGGCCAGGATGTGGTCTGCCGTCCCATGAAAATAGTCGTCCATATCAAGTGTCTCCAGCTATCAAAAACACATTGAAATATTTAGACACATTGCAATGAGCTTCTAAATGAAGAATTTGTTTTTCCTGATGACTATACACACTATGCCATGACTTTGAAGATTATGTCACTACTCTTGGGGCCATGCGGTTAAAGGAAATGTTATGGAAAATACAGCCCTAAGTGTGACAATACCTGGGGTCATTtctagcagtgctgctcggataccccttttcaaaatctggattgaattcagatccggatacccagatatctgatccgaatcagatatccgagTTTGAAATGTTGGAAttcgaatccgaatcggatatccgaacccagtatcccagatatccgcccgaattcggatatccgggtagaaaaccggaagtgggctttaaattgcttgtaaaacatttttttagggtaaatgaggtatgtagcatcatgttttttttttaaccacttgaggacccaccctttaccccccccttaaggaccagcgctgttgtagctgatctgtgctgggtgggctctgcagcccccagcacagatcagcgtgcaggcagagcgaccagatcgccccccttttttccccactagggggatgatgtgctgggggggtctgatcgctcctgcctgccgggtgttgcgggggggggcacctcaaagcccccctccgcggcgaaatcctccccctccctctcctacctggccccccctggtaagccgggctgcacaggacgctatccgtcctgtgcagccagtgacaggctgtctcctgtcacatggcggcgatccccggccgctgattggccggggatcgccgatctgccttacggcgctgctgcgcagcagcgccgtacaatgtaaacacagcggattatttccgcttgtgtttacatttagcctgcgagccgccatcggcggcccgcaggctattcacggagccccctcgccgtgaattgacaggaagcagccgctctcacgagcggctgcttcctgattaatcagcctgcagctggcgacgcaatactgcgtcgctggtcctgcagctgccactttgccgacgcacggtataagcgtgcggtcggcaagtggttaaagggaaacacttattgatgatgtggggacttaaaataaatctctctctcgctctctctctctctctctctctctctctttttctttctttctcttggcCTGAATGCCTTTGAAAGgattttttgccattgaaggtgattttagcttctgctcggatatctcagctaactatccgcccggatttcggatttcagatgggaaatccgagtttgctcagatagtctattcggattttaaataatatccgaattgctattcaaagttcggatagtggaaaaagtttggattatcttggtagtttggatatccgaaatcttgttcAGCAGCACTGCTTTCTAGTGTTATTTCCAGAGCTCTGCTTTAACACTGTTGATGTATATGGCTTTCCTgagcagatgatatacagtacacGCACCATACACAAGGAGGAATTCCTCTATGATTGCTAAATGATAATGAGTTATGGTTTCACACCTGGTTTCCAGTGCTGAAGGCCAGAATCATCAATAGATCCTCGTCACAGGTGCTCTTTATATAATGCTGTGTCCCAATCGGAAAGAAAAACACGTCTCCAATGCCAACTGTGAAGTCCGGGACCGGCTTTTCTCCAACTATCCCAATCTGTGGAACAAAAGTATGATTAGTGCATGCTGACTGGCCACAGTGTCCCTTCAAGCAATAGcaagtgggcagcacagtggtgtaactgtccctcagaggggcacaatctaatccctaccatagactaACCGGACAATGAAGAAGGAAGATATATAAATGTACATTATTGATCACAAATATTATAAAAGtttgtattactgtatatttgtgaTCAATAATGTTACTTTTATTAGATAGTTTCCCCTTCCCTCTGAATTGTCCAGTTACTCTATAGAAATGGGTCTTGGACCCAAAGGAAGACAGTATTTATTAGATCAATAGACCTTAAGCGTGAatacaatccctaccatagtcataggtgcATAGTcataggtcctgtttgactaacatgctcagcttttatgaggtagtgaatgctaatatggatattgggaatgctgtagatgtgatatacttggactttgcaaaggccttcgacactgttccccacaaaagtctggtgcaaaagttgaggatgcaaggactggggaagagtctgtgttcatggatagggaactggctaatggacagaaaacaaagagttgtggtcaatggatcatactcaaaatgggagactgttagcagtggggtcccacaggggtctgttctgggtccagtgctcttcaatttatttattaatgacctagtagatgcagtagtgagcaatgttgctatttttgcagatgatacaaaattgtgcagaatcattaactctcaggaagatagtgtcatattgcaacaggatctggataggatggctatatgggcacatacatggcagatgaaattcaatgttgacaaatgtaaggtcatgcattttggacgtactaatggtctagcaccatacaaaataaatgggatacagttggggacatcaaacttggagaaggacttaggagtactcattgacaacaagttaaataatcgtactcaatgccaagcagctgcagctaaagctaacaaaattttgggatgcattaaaagggaaataaaaactcgagatgctagcataatattgcccctgtttaactctctagtaaggccacatctggaatatggaattcagttctgggcaccacattacaaaaaagatattgcagttttagagcaggtgcagagacgagcaacaaaattgatgcgtgggatggaaggtctcacttatcgagaaaggttagataaactgggtttatttagtctagagaaaagacgccttagaggggatctaattaacatgtataaatacatcagagggcaatataataccttggcagatgagctttttgtccctaggccttctcaaaggactagaggacatgatctgcgcatggaggaaaaatgttttagccatttatttaggaaagggttctttacagtaagagtgattaagatgtggaatgcattgccacaggaagtcgttatggcaaactctatacctgcatttaaagggggcttagatgctttccttgcgttgaaagacatccatggctacaattactaggtaatgcctaatgatgttgatccagggattttatctgattgccatctggagtcgggaaggaatttttccctttaggggctaattggaccatgccttgtaagggttttttcgccttcctctggatcaacagggatatgtgagggagcaggctggtgttgtactttatactgtttgaactcgatggacgtatgtcttttttcaaccaaaataactatgtaactatgtaactatgtaactatgtattgtgtagtgtatgtatcatagtctagggcaggcatgggcaaacttagccctccagctgttaaggaactacaaatcccacaatgcatttgcctttatgagtcatgactgtggctgtcagactcctgcaatgcattgtgggacttgtagttcttcaacagctggagggccaagtttgcccatgcctggtctagggccaatttactggggggctaattaacttatctgtaagtttttgggatgtgggagaaaaccggagtgctgAAGGAAACCCGCACAGAGACGGAGAGAatatataaactccttgcagatagtgtcctggctgggattcacacCGAGGACTGCAAGGCCACAGTGCTAACTACTATGTCTTTTAGTTTGTTACAGTTCTCTACAGAGGTGGATTAAGCGGATATGAGGCCTTGGACCATACATCAGCGCAGCCTCACTTTGCTTGCATGTCACCTGACCATTCAAATAATACAAAGGATGGGGAGAGCAAACAAGGAGGTGGCAGCCAGGACTGTGGAAACTCACAAGGACCTACTCATGTGCCCACAAGAAACACCCACAGCAATcactattctaaaaaaaaaagggtttttaaCACATGAAGTGGAGGAGGCTTACCTGACCGCAGCCGCTGATGACGTACCCCATTTCATGGGCATTGAAGTGGAAGTGTGGCTGTCTCAGCCCATTGCTGGTAATCCTCAGTGTTCCAAGCGTGAGAGTGTCTGAGTGCTGCAAGCAAACAAAGCAACATATAGGTAACCGAACCAGAGGACAACCCAAGTGATAGGAACAGAGGACAGGATAGTGgtttaatacaaaacaaaaaatgcccaccgggactgggcTTCCCCTGGGCTATAGGCTGCTATGTTGATTCCTACGTCACGGTTTGATTTGCAGCTTACCCTTAATGAGCCCAACGAGCTGCATATTTTTAATTGCCCTTGTGAgcgcctgtgtcacatgacatcgGTGCGTGCAGGGCGGTTCTTCCATGAAACATTGTGGATCACGTGATTCAGGGCTGCAACAACTAGAGGGTggcaagaggcggctcccctccccaaatgcccTCCTCCTTGCACTCCCcgtctccccctccctagatgcaAGGCGccacttcactcacctgctctcagcattccagcgatgggatctccataCGCCTGTCCAACCTCCTGTATCCATAGctacagtggtgcctcatgtgacctgttacgtgctgccgggtcacatgaggcgccGCTGTAGAGGAAACAGGACTTCACGTTTGGCTGGTGACCcagctaatctgctgagagcgtgTGAGTGATGTAGCGCCGGTGCAGCCCATACCCGgcctcctggggatcagatgcggtCCAGCAGGGATGAGATGCTGTCttagaggaagcagagggaggtaagcgtagtgccagtgcctgcaatgcacagcctgatgtgtctctcctctctgcaCACACGTTGGGGAGGGAcgtccttatttatttattgtatttataaagcgccaacatattgtattacgcagcgctgggcattagtttaggttacagacaatatttaggggtcacaTACAGAAATATGACAGTACAGGAATACAAAAAAATCCAGATCACACTGCGCATCTCATGGGTACAAAGTAATGATTAGtcatagtcagtcactggatggagcatggagattaggcaagtcaggttcactcaaatgcacagCATGGGTTCACAcatagtaatggaggtgcatgatcaggtaggacacaaaaggaggagcaccctgcccaaaggcttacaacgtattgcttcaggcagcaacatATCTAAATCTGACCCTGGGGGTTATGCAGTGAAATCAGGAGTCATGCCGGTACGCCACATAAATAATCTAAAATGGTTCATTAAATGCACTTAAAAAGTGCTTTTACTTGGACTTAAATGATGTTTCTATAgcatcaattaaaaaaatacataaaatatacGTTTTTAAACATATAAAGctaggaaataaataaaaataaaaaataaaaaaataaaaaatcaaatcaAACACAAGTTAAAGTTGAAAGATTCTCACCGAATTGATAGATTCACTGTAGACTTTCTCATTGTTGTTTAGGCCAGCGCCATTCTTGCGGTAGCGAGCCCACTGAATAATTCCTCCGGGGAACTTAAATTCTTTGGATCCTAGTAAAATATAAGGACTATATTAAGCACAAACAGTACAGTAATAAAGTCTTTTGCTCTCTTAAAGTGGGACCGTCAACAAAATTTCAAGATTAACAACACCGTAATAGGTGACGGGGGACTTGGgcagcatagttagctagcctagtgctagctaacattaaaaaaaccccatttaatcaaaaaaatccctcccgcggacgcagtcacttaaactgcgtaccgccagggaggttaaatagtagtaattattatcaagctgttcctcatcctcttcttgcacctctgaccagagccgggacaaggtcctccagcacccaaggctgagacaccaaagtgcgcccctccatccctcccaccccagccatcacacacggattgctattagaataagaggcgccacagggcccacaacctccccaacaccttaatatctagttatctggcttgcagtcactgctatgtatccccttttcttatttctttctgcttcatacacaattaggaatgacagctgaatgaattttgcgccccctactacactgcgccctgaggctggagcctctccagcctatgcctcagccaggccctgcctctgacactgtggttgttctgggcaggttttggtgcgccgtatcaattgttatgtatagagtgcttggggggccccatgtaaaatttgcaccaGTGCCCATAGCttgttagctacgccactgggtactGTCTCTGCAAAAGGGAGGAGCTGTGCCTGATCTAAAGGATGGACCACTTTGCCGGAGGGATTGAAGTACTAATTGGGGCCCCCTAAAAGCTCTGGCCCCCGCGGTCACAAGGGCTGTCCCTCTGTAGTTACTCCCCTGGTGAAGGCTAATAATAACTTCTTGAATAGTAAAATATTCCCTAGGCCAGGATTTTTAGCTGTATAATAAGCAGTTAGCAGCAGAGGCGGGGACAGAGGAGACCACTTTAGCTGAGTCTGAACTTTCAGTATTTAGAGGTAACCTCAAGAAGAAAGGTTAGATTTATTTCTACATGTTGAGCAAGTCATAATAAATTCCAGCGTAGAAAAACAGAGCAGAGCGGCCGCGGAGCACGTCAGCGGTCTCCCCTCCTGTAATGAGAGGAAAGTGAGACCACCTCAGTCACCTCAGCCCACATCTGCACTACCTCAGCTGAAGAAACCGCCCATTCATAACTGCCCCTGCTTCTAGCTGAGCTCAGAAAGGAAAATATTACAACACTGCATTGCCTCGACCTCTGCCGGGACGCTGGGTGAAAACACACATCATGTGCCGGTCACCACAATACATTCTGCACTGCTAGCCCATCCTCATTATCTGTCAtgcttcttaaaggggcactctagtaaaaataacataatgaataaaattgcttattttttacattattcatttatagattatttagtcagtgtttggtcattgtaaaatctttcctcacccttatTTACATTGAGATTTATCACTGGTTGTGACATATTTAGTCCTGTcaagtgatctgtacagaatgttccctTATTGAGCGTTCTAGGCACAGAGGCAGATAttccttgcttggcagttggaaaaagccgttctttcccacagtgcaaagttcacagacagcaaactgtcaggaccaaggtcatgacatcacactgtgggaggggtttcaccccattaTCAGCCAtacgacccccctcccccccttcccgatgatctattaaaaaaaaggcaaagatgtctcgtgggaaagggggtatcagctactgaaataAACTTGTGCAACAGCCTTCACCAATGATCCTCTCCATACGCATTTGGTTGCATGTTATTTCTGCTGCCTGTATTTCCATGCAGAACAGCTCACAACAACTAGTTCTTTTtttagagggactgtccctctttgggaaccgaatctcctctgcctctctttcttcctcatgcgTCCCTCTCTCAGGGTTGACATACAAATGATCTGTATGAATGGGTCATCTCTAGATGAAAAAtgttgttggtgctatatacagAAAATGAGTCGACAATAGGCAAATCTACCTTTTAGGTCATAGAAGTACTGCCACACAAGAGAGTCGCTAGACTGATTGTAGTCGGCCTTCTGGATGAGTTCTGCCAGGTTTTTTGGAAGGTTTACGGCTTGATCTTCTTTCGGTTTCACAAATGATCTGATGAATCCCACCCCACCCTGTGGCTGAAATGTGGAAAAAAGGCAGGAGGGTGTAAAGAAAGAGGCTTGGTTAAACAATTCTCATAGATGGCACACAAACATGAAGTTATACAGAATTAGTTTTGGTGTTCAAATTTGGGACCGTGTGGTTCGGAATGGGAACCATTACACACTGGTATTCAGGCCCAAACAATAGGGTGGGGCGTGTTTCATGTAAcaccaatacttcctccttccaaactGGTAGGAGGAAATTTTGGAGTTAAATAAAATGCACCCCGTCCTGCTGAGATGGTGCTGAATGCGTGTGTTCGGGTTCTGAACCAACAGATTACGAATTCTAACAACCCTATACTGAATGGAATCCAATGGTTGTGGACCACGCAAAGTAGAATATGATTGAAAATCATCATGCCAGGCCAACATATGGGCAAAAGGGAAACAAAATACAGATCAATTCTGCTAATTCTAAGAAATATATTATTTTTACAGGTTATATCTGGCATGGTGTTTGGTCTACCTTTAAGGATCTTGCTGCAATGTCTTCTGGTgtcaagtagaaggcatcgtccaCATCGAGGGTCTTCAGCTCATCATGAGTTGTGAAGAAGAGAACAAAGAGGCAGTCCTCATCGCCGATGCTCTTCACCCAGTGCAGTGTGTTCTTGGGAAAGAAGATGACTTGGCCAGCCTCTACGGTGTAAGTGGTCACAGTGTTGGCACCATCATCAACAACTCCAATCCATGCTTTACCCTAGGTGAGGGGGAAAAACAACATTTACGCTACAGAAGTCCATCAGATATTTTGACACAGAATAACAAAACAGTGAAAAACTATAATTACAGAATAAACAATACATATTTAGAACACAAACAGAGCAAGAAGCCCAGCTATTGTTGTTCCTTTGCTAGTGTTGCTTTAATgtacccatacattactcaatgtATAGGCAGATTGACCATGAAAGAGGATCCCTCTCTgctggaatctgatcagagaggaatctgttgcctgcacatacactgcacatcaatttctgatcgatttaagcatgaaatctatcagaaattgGCCTAATGCCGCCACCCCCACCACCTGCTTGGCCGCCCCCCAAGTGTATGCTTCCCCCATGCCCATAAAGGCTTGCCTCTCCACCGGtgtgactcctggcctcctccgatGTCCACCGTTACTGTGGTCGCTTGTACTATGTGGCACTGTCGCATGTGTGACTTCATAATTTGTGCCAAGTCACGTGGTACCGTGGCGCTTTCCATGATGGCAGacaccagaggaggccaggagtcccACCAGTGGAGAGGTGAGCCTTTATACACTGCATGCGGACATGGGTGAGGGCATCGATACACTTGGGGGGACATCAGCAAGAAGTCCGTTGGGTGTGTCAATCGTCATGATATCAACGCCATTACCTCCACGCACATGCTATTCCATGCCACATGCTCTTGCACTGTCACAATGACTGGAAATCAAGTCATCGATACCTAAAGACCTACCTGTAGCAGGTATCCATGCTCATTAGCGTTGAAGTGCCAGTGAGGAGCCCTTAACCCTTTGCTCACGATTCGCAATGTTCCTACAGTCATTTTGGATTGATGGTGGTTGATGCTGGCGCCAAACTCCATCTCGTTGTCGTTTGAGTAGTCTTTTGGGTTGTTTCTGTAGCGGGCCCACTGTATTGCGCCACCTTCAAACTGAAACACCTATTTAacgtattaaaaaacaaacaagttgTGAGCCAAGAAAGCAAACAATACATTTAATATGTTAACTTGTGGGCAACTTAATATGTTAACTTGAATTATTGCagaatgtgtatcagctgtaacaaagaaatgtttttctttaaaggttattatgctgttgcgtatcttttagagcagagaggaagttctgagttcaggtccgctttaattgaaCATCTCTACTAGTGATGAGAGTGATGTCTAGAACTTTATGGCTTAACAATATTTGATTgaatttatttaatttaaatcAAAGTAAGGTATGCAaaaactagacaagacaagacacagaacattgatatcttgcttttctcctggcatactcaaagcgccagagctgcagccagccactagggcacagtaGGCAGCAGTAGGAAGGTCTCCTTAGTCagagccagttctctcatgaagcaaggtgaaacacttgcatcaggggcAGGAATTACAGGggtggcatgtttgtactgtgtttacacttaggcctggttcacattagcgttccctgtccggatccgcctgatcggatccagaccttatactgtacaaacggaacgtacgttccgcatagcaatgcaaaggctatgcggacgttcacacacgtacgttccgtacactccggggccggatcggatccggactccggaggcttttccaacatgcgctattttttgggtccagatcatccggcccacgcacccggaacggatcctgactgcaccatgcggatgtggaaacctatggggaacagaaagcacagaacacacaggatgcaaacacctgacgttctaccccacttcctatgcggattctagcggccattttggatggggacacatgggcagcagtggagcagcagtgacttacgTGCTGgagcgtgctggagctgtttggcagtatgtcggaggtggaggtgaggcctacagcggaggacctgattctacaggtgcaccaggtgcaccttctgcagaccccaagtttaggtacttttgttatttatttattttccccgGATCCGCATGGCAGCCGCGTTCACACCGCAAGAAAtacgcatgcaaacggaccggatccgcatCGCATGCGGATAGGTGCCGTACGGCTCCCATGCATATCAGGTCCGGCTCCGATGTGGATCAGGTCCGTTTGCATGacagaacgcaagtgtgaatggggccaaacggtatgcagtcagagtaggaggagaagtgagaggagcgtGAGAGAGGTGAAgagatcatcattggggaaaatcagcttgttgtgccgtgtgaggagtctgacagtgagtgaggaggccggaggcaggagagcagcagcattTCTTTTGAATTGcaaagcagaagggaggaggtggcactgctgtcctgacaaaggaggaatggaggacagccGACTGACTGAGGGTGCACAGTttatttgtcacagactcacagccatccATCCAGCCATCCAGTGTGTTATTTGTGTTgcgcatcttcacaagtttgccttgggcagcaaaaagtctaggaccggccctgtcctccttactgaataggtgctggcttactgaacagcaagaaccgagatttgaatcctggtctcctgtgttaaaggcagagcccttaaccattacactatcagtaTTTAGTGTACTTTCACAAGAAATGCTCCGTAACAGAGAGCTCCGTAACAAGTTTCAGGCTTGTCTGAGGTTGAGGGACCTCGGTGAgtaacagtaattcgataaaagctTGTGCAATCTGCAGGCTTCAGTTAAAATATTTCTGTGTAAATGTGAAATCATTTTACGGTCCGAGCTGTGCAACACAAGCCAGCAATATGCTGAGTGTACGAGAGGCTGCTTGAGGATTGTGAAAAATCTCTGCCACGCTGTAATAT contains:
- the LOC137530609 gene encoding uncharacterized protein, with translation MENRAFEMQEDGLAQLPTNKNQHYKNNGSSYHESGQEKQRPCTLMKIFLVCFLACLITTAIGVLVLSLVYLIHFNPSGSQQTVPEMEKVPPQSGCCSGSNTTKDVDSRFGFMSQLSKSKVFQFEGGAIQWARYRNNPKDYSNDNEMEFGASINHHQSKMTVGTLRIVSKGLRAPHWHFNANEHGYLLQGKAWIGVVDDGANTVTTYTVEAGQVIFFPKNTLHWVKSIGDEDCLFVLFFTTHDELKTLDVDDAFYLTPEDIAARSLKPQGGVGFIRSFVKPKEDQAVNLPKNLAELIQKADYNQSSDSLVWQYFYDLKGSKEFKFPGGIIQWARYRKNGAGLNNNEKVYSESINSHSDTLTLGTLRITSNGLRQPHFHFNAHEMGYVISGCGQIGIVGEKPVPDFTVGIGDVFFFPIGTQHYIKSTCDEDLLMILAFSTGNQLETLDMDDYFHGTADHILAQLFLKKQGEFAKIPKFEEDQAINLP